The sequence below is a genomic window from Uranotaenia lowii strain MFRU-FL chromosome 2, ASM2978415v1, whole genome shotgun sequence.
TGGTGCCAACCTTTTTTCGCACGCAAATTTCCATCTGCCACCCATCCATCCACCGAAAGGACAAAATGTGGGTAGTTCCGTATAGAGTCCTCCTGCTGAATGCATTCTTTGGCGAATGCCAATTTTGATTCGGGAATTCATGCCATGCAGCATGTTGCATGTGATCCAACCACACCTCTAGGGAGGTGGGAGAAGTTTCCGAAAAAGAAACCTTAACACAACATCACAATTTGTGAACGACCGATCAGCTTTTGTTGGCACGACACCTGTATGCAAATTAGCTATATCCTTTTTCTGCACCCTTTTCGTTTCGTTCTTGACTTGTGGCACAGTTTTGTGTGACACGAATTCAATTAGCGAATGCATAACAACAATGCTGCAAACGGTAAGTAATCCTCGATAgtgaaacttttatttatttattgacttTTTATGGTACGTGGCTGATTAAGGCGATACCCCtattaaagttttttcaagTGATGTGTTAGGATTAAATGAGTTTTTTAGCTATCCTgccactttgaaaaaaaaacaaattggaacaaatatcaatttcttctattgtcacccccccccccccccctttcgaaattttcaaaaacccgaagggggaaataaataaagtttgaagtatttaataaaaatttcgaaaaaaaaaattcaagaatccaaaagatttcaagataaaaaaaaacaaattatggaagatggaagttattccaTCTTTcgtaatcttgattttattgaatttttcgataaaaaattacttggcCCTTATTCTccgcctcgagtgacgtgacgatagtagagtcacccaagtcactctattccagcagtcggtttaggtgaggaacgtcacttcggatgaactttgtgagttcttaccctattcttgtagtcaccgtgggtgagaatcgtcgcattcgggtgacgattttaggtgacaattgtcggtaccttttcaagTGGCGGcagatagaaattcaatgaaaaatttatgaaacaggGAATAATTTGGCTCTAAAAGTTCAACAACATTAAAGTATGACCAAGACACGAACGCCACTAACGTTGTAAAGTGTCTATaattagaggaaaaaaaataaaaaaattaaagtatgaccattttaaaaacaattttcacgaaCAAATCTAGATTCGCTGAACTAATTCGGCAATCGATGaggattgtcggtaccttttcaggtggtgacgaaaaagaaatttaacagaaaatttatgtaCACGGGAATGAAAGGCTctaaatagttaattaaatgataaagaatgatagttttgaatatgtatgattttttttatttattgaaattttcttggGTTCTTGGGCGCAGCCTCGAAGATGGCGCAGTCATGTTGTAAGTTTTTGTCCAGTTCTAAGATTGCGACCACTTTTCCAAATCtagaaaataacaataaaatccaTTAGTAAAGAATCAGTACGCCACAATCAACTAACTGTTCGGATCGATAATTTCCGGCATGCCACGTTGGTAACCTCGATTGGggaaaatatataaaccggCACCATTCGGAGCCGTCAGcatctgattttgttttttcggcAATCATACCCAAATCCGAACCCAGCTTTGATGAGCGAAATTTCCACTTACGTCGCACAAATCGTCCGTTTATCATCCTCAAGCAGCTTGCTGTGACCGTACCATTCGATGATGACCATTTTCGAATCGAAATTCTAAATCGTTACACAAAAAACTAATTCGGAAAATCCGAAgcgaaagaaaaatcaaaacagcaccagctaaattctaccattttgacagatgtgttcattcggccagtcacctagaatgaacctctgtcactttacccataTCGActacgggaataaggtgacaaatctcacggtgactccgaggtgaggtgacaatcatcacgtcacgcgcggcacAGAATAAGGGCCcttgttttttaggttttgtgcaatgattttcaatgcaactttgttgcatacaagcttttgtgcaatttattcaaaattatttgtttttcgcattattttttattgaccccccccccccccctcccccccttgcgatgttccaactccgagtgacaaaagaaggatttgaaatttgttccggcctaaataattttaaaaaaatgctgtttGCGGACCGTAATTTGTATTTGACATGTGTTTTAAACGGTTAAATTTAACGAATAATGTtgcaatgtttatttttttaatcagagaTCATAAGCTTTGCTTAttcaatggcgaccgtcaaaaataagTAGAGCTTTGGTCACAAAACGTATACCTTCGTGTGATTTCGGATAATCAACAGTCAACAACAAGAAGCAGTTAATgatttataatttatatttttagatcaaaggaaaaagtttgttttcattttttgttttgtatttatgCATCATAACCGTATTACAGCTGAATCAGCTTATTTAGTTTTCACGCCATCTAGCActttgtttcaagttttttttgttctcaaatgtAATTTTCAGTACGCCCTCTATCACGACGACGATTCTCATGGGAATACAGTTTCCGTAACTGGATGTaattattcatttaattttcctttctctttagttttatggtttttcgtttattgatttGTAATCTTTTATATAACCTTTCCTAGTTTTGTATTGAAACAGTTGCGAGGGAATCGTTTCACCTTCCAGACATAATTCTGGGAAAGCCCAACAATTCCCACAACAAAACTGTTCTGACAACCTTTTgcctagtgttttttttttttgttttgggagtgtgtgtgtatgtatgtatgtatgtttgggTTTCCATCGTGATTTGCTcgatttttgtttacattttataCTATAGAGAATACTTTTCGAGTGCTTTGCCCCCAACCGAGTTGATCATCTTTCTAGAAAGTGTAGAATGTTACAGTACAGTTTCGCGCTAGTTTTTCGCTTTTCGGTAAAGTTTTACTTTACGGCTTTTTATGGAGTTATATTCAagttcttttctttttcttcgtCTAACATCCTTCAACTTTGCTAGcaacttgtttttcaaccatCATTTCTCGAAATACTATGCGAGCACTTAAATATTTACTTAACATTATTTACACATATAATTGTGAATCTTTACTTTTGCTTTATCTCTGATTtcttttggttgtttttttatttttacttgtttttttttatttgactcgTAATTTGAAGACAACTTTTCCTCGGTCCTCGGATTAGATGtgtcgttttaattttttttttcatgcaaataAGCACATTTTTCTTCGGAGGTCAACTCTTTTCGATATATTTGTTTGTATCTGAAGaagaattaaataataaatttttatgaatttaatggAATCGtcggtttgtttatttttttttttacaatcgaGCAAGACTATCACAAaactaatgaaataaaaaagaagtgTTCCTCATATGTTCCCCCGGTTCTTGGTTGATTGGTTtagattaaatattttatttaagaaaacattCAGTTATCTTTTCCACCATTGCTGATTAATTACTCTACACTGTAAAAACAAACAGTgaatttgtggaaaaaaaatcttgaaacgcCATGGCGCGCCAGCTTAAAAATAGGTACTTTGCaagaattaatttcaaaacttatttctGGAAAATCTAGTtagaataaattgtttttttataaaatgagaTGGAGATCCGACTATTTTCTCGTTTCGAATGAATTCatggttttgtttgaaaaatattatgaaaaagggaTTTGTGACAGCCTTATATTGGCAGTCTCTGCGAACTTTACTTCTTACGGTAGCTGGAAAAGAAAATTATCCTCGATAGTATAGTGTTCAGTACCCCCTCCCTTTGATGAAGTTGAAACTGTGTAAGGTCAGAATGGTTGCATGTGGTTACCGTataaatcagaatctgaaatgtTTTCGCAGCTTTTGATCCACTAGTCAAGTTTTTTCCGTTGATGAATGTAAATCATCtattctgaaattaaaaaaggaaaccataagaacaaaaactaaaagaaaCTTCCGAATTAACCAATCAACCAGCGTCTTCCGGAAACCATAGGAACGAAGCTCAAGATCGAATACTACTGCAGCAGCGGAAACTTAAAAGAAATcgttaacttaaaaactaaTGAAATCGTCGACAGGTTTGTTGTTGCGTTGCCGCATTTTACGTACTTGGGTATCATAGATTCTATTCATATTAATAAAACCAGAAAGGTGAGCTTCATGGAGCCAAAGTAACACCATGAAGCGTCTGTTTGTCTCGGGCTTAGAAAATCGTATGGCTTGGGTAACTTAAAATATCATACTGTAGTAGCGCATTCAAGGTAGGTAGCTTGCCATTTCGGGAACTTGACTTTCTCTCTCTTGAGTGGTGATGAATTTGGTTAAACACAGTAAGTTTGGTTACATATGTGGGGAATTATTTCCCACTGTGgatgttttcgttttttcttgTTGCATTACATGACTGTTGAGATCAATCCGGTTCTGTCAGTTCGAGTACACCAAGAAGGCTCTCTAGCGAAAAACTGTCGTAAACGATTACAGAATAAATGTTTTACTCTGCCCTTCTAACTTTTGCTAACCGAGAAGATCAAGGTCAAAAGCTATTTACATATCGAACAATCGTTTTTTTCTGCTTACTTGCTTTTTGTTTATCGGCGCCTGTTTGTAGGGCTCGCACGATTCCTGCCAACAACACCATTCCGGGCAGGAAGCAGAGCAATCTCCTCGGAAAGTTGACATTTATATAACAATATATATGGTTAGTAGCATTACCTTACACTGAGTGAAACGGGTTCGGGATGAAAATTCGCCAAGCAGCTAAATGTTACCGGCACCGTTGTAGAACTGAAAGTTGTGGAATGCTACCGGCGTCTTGGGACTGGAGCATAGATACAAGAAGTCGTCGTTCTGCAACTGTGTCTGGGTGAAGTTCGGCTCGCTAGCACTTCGATGGAACTTTGGCAGCGTTCGAAGCATGTTTTCCAACATGTTCAGCAACAACCGGAACAGGGGACGCTCCTCGCGGCTGAACTTGATACAATCCTCGACGCACCGTTTCAACGCCTGTGGACAATCCGAACGTACTTTGGTCAGATCTGGTCGTAGTTTACCACAACCAACCATAAACAGAATCTGATCTTTGTTGTTGATGTGATTGTAGGGTAGTTGCTCGGTCAGCATTTCGTATAACACAATACCAAATGCGTAGACGTCGCTTTGGAAGGAATACGGGTTCTGCTCTTTCATTCGGATCACCTCCGGTGCCATCCACAGAATACTACCGGTCGGTTGATTCGATTGTTGCGACCCTGACCATCGGACCTTGGCCGTGGCCAGCCCGAAATCTCCTATCTTCACTGAGAAATCATCATGCAAGAATATATTATTGGATTTGAGATCCCGATGGATAATGTTTTTCGCATGCAAATAGTCCATGCCTTGCGCCGCCTGCCGAGCGATGTCGATCAGCGTATTCAGCTTGAACTTGGTCTCGTTGACGTGAATGTGTTTGTACAGGCTGCTGCCCTCGCACCACTGCGTTACGATCGCTAGGGATGGTTTCGAGACACAACCCATGAACAGCAGTATATTACAGTGTCGAGTCTTCTTCAGCATAGCAACCTCGTTCTTGAAAGCCTGGAGCTGGGCCGGGCTTGGAGTTTTGACGTTCAACGTTTTCACTGCCACCGGACCGTGCCAGTGGGCTTTGTACACTGTCCCGAAAGAACCGGAACCGATGCGCTGCCCAATCAGGATCTCTTCCGCTTGAatgttctgaaatttgaaattttaacacagTTTAAATTGGTACGacgtatttaaaataaatctccAACTCACCCAATTTTCCTCTGATTGTTTGGGATCCCTGGGAGACAGCAGATTCTTATTGCTTTCATCGGCCGATCGAGCGCGGGGCCGTTTGCTGTGCTTCAACGTGTTGGTCGGCGATGCCTGTGTGGAATGTGAATGTTCTTGGTTTGACTGGGcctaaaagaaagaaaacattcggttttaaaatccaaaatcctGACCCAATTTACTGTTGCCCTGTACTCACAAGTACCTCGAACACCTGCATCGGCCTGCTGTTCATCAGCGTTCGATTGTCCACTCCGAAGAGCGGTTTCATCACATTGTTGATGCACACATTCGGCGCCGAGTTGGACCGATCCTGCTGGTTGAGTGAGCGTGGATGCCGCAGACTAGTGCTGTACCCTCCGGTTCCCGGATTTATGATGCCAACGGTGCTTTCCGGATTGGCCAGCAGATGATGGTAGAACGTGTTGTCCATGTGCCGTTTGCTGCAAACTTGCGGCACCTTGTCTACACAACGCTGATGGAACCGATAATTGCACTGATTGCAGTAGAATCCGGTAAACAACAACCGGCGGCAGCATTCGCAGAATGCCAGCGAGAAAAATGTCTTCCGAATGAATTGATGGGAAATGTAGGTCGGAAATCCAATATCCAGTATGCGGACAAATACTTCTTCGCAGTGTAGCAGCGAAACATCCGTATCCCATGGAATCTGATAGTTGCTGTTGGCCGAAGTGACTTCGCAGATATCGCAAGTGAGATTACGTCGCTTCAGGGCCTTGGCCAGGGCATCCTTCAGTCGCATGCCCGGAATAACCTGAACGGAGGTACGCTGCTGATTCGGCAAATGTGCTCGAAGCAGCATCTTCGAGGTACGACTCAGCGTTCCGCACATGCTGTCAACCTGTGAGGGTTAAACAGAGCAAATGAAGAGAGCTTTGAACGTTTTGTGTCGTGTCGTTTATTCCGTGTGTTatcagttaaaaaaagtttttacgtTAACAGAAATGCTTTGAAAATGAGAGTTAGAAGTATCATTTCCTAACAATGGAAGTATACAGATAGAATAAGCGGtaccgaaaatgcgctgaaatgtgcattgTGCCGAAGatgctataaaaaaaaagtagatccACCTCTTTGTGGAGCAGAGTGCAAACGTGTCTGAATTACTGCAGATGCACGGACGAGAAACCCCCCTGCCTCCCCTTCCTTATGAAGACCCTTGCAAACAAACATTGATTATGATTCTCTATAGGAAACCGACTCCATTTGGCCAAGGTGTGTCACTGGGTTGAGAAATCTTCCCAGTGCATCAGACAGTGCTGATGAGCTGGTTAGGACGCACCGGTAGAAGCTGGAGAGAAGAATATCCCATTTGTAAAAGTTCATCGGGCAGTCGAGAACTCCTAAGCTCTCCGGAGCTTCAGGATCTAGCGGTGGCAATGGCGGGCATTCGGGACCTGGTGGAATGCGCTAGGAAGTAGTCTAAAACCACAAGGAGTGCAACGTTTTCGAGCAAAATTGAGCATAGAGCAATAAGATACTACATCTTATTGCTCTATGCTCAATTTTGCACCCAAGCACCCAAAACATAGTTATTTACCCACTGCGTGAAGGAACTTGCGTTTTAATCAAACGAGCGTTTCTCGATCGACACAAGAAAATTACTCGATGCCCGAACAACTTCAAGTTGCCCGGTTAAAAAACCGCTAaacgttaacaaaaaaaaagaagaaccgCTTCAACCCCTTCATCCACGCGGCGTTGTTTCGAAGTGGCagccgaaaaaaaagaagaagtagtttccaaagcgtgcgtgtgtttttttgaaaagttttcaaaaattgttttttaagcctttcaaaataaaaaaaaaccgaactaaaaactaaaacttctccCAAATAACCAAGTGCAATATAAGTAAATTCTAAATATCCGCACAAACCCgaaagaattggaaaaaataaaaagggctACCGcgtctggtttttttttcgaacgccATCTTTAAAAACTATACAGCGAAAATGGTCAATCCAGCAAAACCAACGAAATCCCAAATACAAACAAGAGCAGCAAGAGGAGTGCAGAACAAGGACCAAAGGAAAAACAGCAACAAAATTAACTCCCGATGCAGCAGCAAAACGCCACCGCACCAGTCTACCGAAGAGATGCCAAACAACGAACCAGTAATTTTTCTCGAACCGCTGAACTCCGAAGCAGAATCCCCTAAACATGTCCTTACAATTGGGAAATTCCTCAAGGACCAAGGTTTCAACGGCACGGACGGTATCGAGAAGATAGGCAAGGCCAGGTTCAGAATCCACCTCAAAGGTAGgtaattttttacttatttttgctCTTCCACTAGAGCGTCttaaccaaaaaatttttgagcaacgaCAACGTCCAAGagcatttgtttttgtgaaGTTTGTCCCGCTCGATTTCGACGAGGGTCTGGAAAAGGATATCTCATGCGAGTACCCTGTTTCGGGCTCGCAACGTCTCATGAGAAAAGGAGCAGGAGGAAAGCTCTACCCGACAAACAACATTAAAGTAGAGATTTAAGGCAGACGATCCCAAGACTCCCAAGAGCGGTATATTTTTCCAGAAGGCGATGTCGGCGTTTCGGCCACCCAACCAAAAACCTGCAGAGGACGATAACACTGCCAAAATTGTGGGAAGGAGCACGACAACATGAACCGAGACTGCGATAAGGAACCAAAATGCCTCAATTGCGGCCGTGAACACGATGCCACTGACAGGGATTGCCCAGATCGTCATCGTCGTTCCCAAATAAACAGGCTAatgcagataaaaaaaataccagttTCGAGGACGCTCCAAAGCATTTTCCCGTCCTGACGAACCGTTTCAGCGATCTTGTCGACGAGGGCGAATTTCCACAATCCCAGAACTGAACGGCACACACTATGTTTTCCAAATCATCATTCCCATCGTCTCAAGCAACAATAGGGTCGAACCAGAGACCTCGGACTACTCACCACCGAAGTTTCTGCCTCCCAGGTAACCTTTAGTCAACAAACGAATAGAGAACTCAACCTTCAGGAAACCCGAATGATTGACAGACTCGGATACAGCAGCCCTCAAAGCACTAAGGGACCTGTTCGAATTTTTGGAAGAAATAAGAGGTGAAGTCATCCTTGGAGACGATCTTAATGCCCACCCCACTTCATAGAGCCCAGAGACCCCAGAAGCAAACGTGGGAGATTATTGCAAGATCTGATAAATTCATCCTTCtaaaccaggggtgagcaaccttttgaaacaACGGgccaattgaaatttgaaattttgtcggcgggccgcacttaaagtgatttttttaaataatgagcagagcttcacgtcatttttaaaaactattttttttgcgaaaacaaatctgaaaaagaaaatattaaacgaattcacgtgtttaaaaacagaaattcaacacgactatttaaatacccgatattaaaaaggtacatcactacatctttgttatttttaaattctctcaatAATTTAGTAGTAAGTAgtaaaacttgtcctcaaagcatagtttttttcatacaaacggTAAAAACCCtgctttttaaaattgaagttttgtattggatcattgcattgagatgctGAGCAAGGTTGTccaaataacagaaaaatattcaatttcacatatttttctaCATCTTTTTTCAAGATTACATTCTTTAATCTAGATTTTTTAtccgaatttttaattttttttatcttattattttattatattattagcTATCATATTATCTTATTATATTATTTGATATCATGGAGATaagatttctaaaaatatattatacgcagcgcactcatgactgcgacaGTTGTGCGAACTTTTACATTTGTGCAATatgtcaaatcagtgtaaaatctgtcggagtccaacaaaattcaattttggtaTTCGAATTATatgtgaaataactcaatttatcgatgtttattataaattttcaaccaaatttttgaaaaagcttcacagataatcgtcaaagatcttttgggtcgaatcacagaatttcagataacaattatttttacttataactaataatatttttttggtaGCTTTGTTGCCGGcaaattcatgttgataaaaaatctaaaatcgtttACCCAGGCTTTATTAATTTCCGTCAatattgagaaataaaaaaatatttcccaaTTCTCTAATTTAACGTTACgccaataaacaattttttttatgccttgaacagaataaaataaatgcttaaaatgccagaaaaaagtttACAATCTGAATGACTGTAGGGAATTGTAAAGAAAAG
It includes:
- the LOC129746700 gene encoding raf homolog serine/threonine-protein kinase Raf, with translation MAIFDENVSSSSSGHPVKYANSGPLGSSGSFSNNSNNNMQSSAAVNLEHYGGQYPDDGGATMYPQMSTETDDTDDEQQLVPLDPYSQLEEDLRNIKSVIHVTRENIDALNAKFADFQQPPALYLEEYQELTSKLHDLETKEQELVERKQQMQQEQELQMLQQQQLQQQQQQLHHQYQIEKERESTSEPSEPPDPTEERVEVDSMCGTLSRTSKMLLRAHLPNQQRTSVQVIPGMRLKDALAKALKRRNLTCDICEVTSANSNYQIPWDTDVSLLHCEEVFVRILDIGFPTYISHQFIRKTFFSLAFCECCRRLLFTGFYCNQCNYRFHQRCVDKVPQVCSKRHMDNTFYHHLLANPESTVGIINPGTGGYSTSLRHPRSLNQQDRSNSAPNVCINNVMKPLFGVDNRTLMNSRPMQVFEVLAQSNQEHSHSTQASPTNTLKHSKRPRARSADESNKNLLSPRDPKQSEENWNIQAEEILIGQRIGSGSFGTVYKAHWHGPVAVKTLNVKTPSPAQLQAFKNEVAMLKKTRHCNILLFMGCVSKPSLAIVTQWCEGSSLYKHIHVNETKFKLNTLIDIARQAAQGMDYLHAKNIIHRDLKSNNIFLHDDFSVKIGDFGLATAKVRWSGSQQSNQPTGSILWMAPEVIRMKEQNPYSFQSDVYAFGIVLYEMLTEQLPYNHINNKDQILFMVGCGKLRPDLTKVRSDCPQALKRCVEDCIKFSREERPLFRLLLNMLENMLRTLPKFHRSASEPNFTQTQLQNDDFLYLCSSPKTPVAFHNFQFYNGAGNI